The genomic interval GGCGCCAACTACATCGCCATCGCCGACGAGTTCTATCGCCGGCTTGAACAGATCAAAAAAGAGCTGCCCGCCGACATCGAGCTGGGCATCGGCTTCGATGTGACGGAGTACATCCGGGACTCGATCCGGGAGGTGCAGCAGACCATCTTTCTGGCGCTGGGCCTCGTCGTGCTCATCATCTTTCTGTTCCTGCGCGACTGGCGCACCACGATCATCCCCGTGCTGGTGATTCCCGTCTCGCTGATCGGAGCCTTTTTCCTGATGTATCTTTTCGGCTTTTCGATCAACGTGCTGACGCTGCTGGGCATCGTGCTGGCCATCGGGCTGGTGGTCGACGACGCGATCGTGGTGCTGGAGAATATCTACGCGAAGCTGGAGCAGGGGCGTCCTCCGGTCGAAGCGGGCATTGTCGGGACGCGGGAGATCTTCTTTGCCGTGATCGCGACGACGCTGGCGCTGGTGGCGGTCTTCATGCCGCTGCTCTTTCTGGGCGGATTGACCGGACGGCTGTTTCGGGAGTTCGGCATGACGCTCGCCGGGGCCGTGGTGATTTCGTCCTTTGTGGCGCTGACGCTGACGCCTATGTTGTCCACGCGGCTGCTGCGGGGCCACCAGGGGCATTCGTGGTTCTATTACAAAACGGAGCCTTTCTTCCAGCGCATGGCGCAGGGGTATCGGCGCTCGCTGGAGGCGTTTTTGCGGCGGCGGTGGCTGGCGTTTCCGATCCTGCTGGTGGCCGGCGGCTTGATCGTCTGGTTCATGGAAAGCCTGCCGGCCGAGCTGGTGCCCATGGAAGATCGGAGCAACATCAGCCTGTTTGCCAGCGGACCGGAGGGTGCGACCTTCGAGTACATGGATGCCTACATGGATCAACTGATCCGGATGATTCAGGAAGAGGTGCCCGAGCACGAAGCGATCATCTCGGTCACCTCGCCGGGCTTTGGCGCTTCTTCGTCGGTCAACTCGGGCTTCATTCGTCTCATTCTGAAAGATCCGGAGCAGCGCACGCGCACGCAGCAGGAGATTGCGGACTATCTGAGCCAGCGCGTGCGCGATTTTCCGGGAGCGCGGACGTTCGTCTCGCAGCCGCAGTCGATCGGCAACCGCCGGGGCGGATTGCCCGTGCAGTACGTGCTCCAGGCGCCCAATTTGGAAAAGCTGCGGGAGGTACTGCCGCGCTTTCTGGAAGCGGCCGAAAAGGATCCGACCTTTACGTTTGTGGACGTCGATCTGAAATTCAACAAGCCCGAGCTGCGGCTGCAGATCGACCGGGCGCGGGCCCGGCAGGCTGGCGTTTCGGCGCTGGACATTGCGCAGACGCTGCAACTGGCCCTGAGCGAGCAGCGGATCGGCTACTTCGTGATGAACGGCAAGCAGTACCAGGTGATCGCGCTCCTGCAGCGCGAAAACCGCAACGATCCGCTGGATCTGCGGACGCTCTACGTGCGCAATGCGCGGGGCGAGCTGATTCCGCTGGACAATCTGGTCTCGCTCTCGGAAGAGAGCACGCCGCCCCAGCGCTACCGGTTTGACCGCTACGTTTCGGCCACCGTGTCGGCCGCCCTGGCACCGGGCAAGACGATCGGGGATGGCATTGCCGCCATGGACGCCATCGCCGAGCGCGTCCTGGACGAAACGTTCTCGACGGCGCTGAGCGGCCCTTCGCGTGACTTTGCCGAAAGCTCGCGCAGCCTGCTGTTCGTCTTTCTGTTTGCGCTGGCGCTGGTGTACCTGATTCTGGCGGCCCAGTTCGAAAGCTTCCGGGATCCGTTCGTGATCATGCTGACGGTGCCGCTGGCGCTGGCCGGGGCGTTGCTGGCGCTGTGGTATTTCCGACAGACGCTGAACATCTTCAGCGAGATCGGCATGATCATGCTGATCGGACTGGTTACGAAGAACGGGATTCTGATCGTCGAGTTTGCCAAACAGCGCAAAGCCGCCGGGCTCCCGGTGCTGGAGGCGATCAAAGAAGGGGCGTCCGCACGCTTCCGGCCGATTCTGATGACGAGCATTTCGACGATTCTGGGCATTCTGCCCATTGCGCTGGCGCTGGGGGCCG from Rhodothermus marinus carries:
- a CDS encoding efflux RND transporter permease subunit, translating into MSLYSVSIRRPVLAVVFSLVILLFGIVSFTYLGVREYPAVDPPIITVATNYRGANAEVIETQITEPLEESINGIAGIRSITSVSRDGRSTITVEFELGVDLEQAANDVRDRVSRAMANLPPDVDPPIVTKADADAQPIVFLNVKSDRRNLLELTRIAEELFKERLQTIPGVSEVDIWGEKRYAMRIWLDPHKLAAYGLSPLDVRDALQRENVELPAGRIEGGSVELSIRTLSRLQTPEEFNNLILKEEGGRLVRLRDVGHAELGPENERTVLKRDGIPMVGVVLRPQPGANYIAIADEFYRRLEQIKKELPADIELGIGFDVTEYIRDSIREVQQTIFLALGLVVLIIFLFLRDWRTTIIPVLVIPVSLIGAFFLMYLFGFSINVLTLLGIVLAIGLVVDDAIVVLENIYAKLEQGRPPVEAGIVGTREIFFAVIATTLALVAVFMPLLFLGGLTGRLFREFGMTLAGAVVISSFVALTLTPMLSTRLLRGHQGHSWFYYKTEPFFQRMAQGYRRSLEAFLRRRWLAFPILLVAGGLIVWFMESLPAELVPMEDRSNISLFASGPEGATFEYMDAYMDQLIRMIQEEVPEHEAIISVTSPGFGASSSVNSGFIRLILKDPEQRTRTQQEIADYLSQRVRDFPGARTFVSQPQSIGNRRGGLPVQYVLQAPNLEKLREVLPRFLEAAEKDPTFTFVDVDLKFNKPELRLQIDRARARQAGVSALDIAQTLQLALSEQRIGYFVMNGKQYQVIALLQRENRNDPLDLRTLYVRNARGELIPLDNLVSLSEESTPPQRYRFDRYVSATVSAALAPGKTIGDGIAAMDAIAERVLDETFSTALSGPSRDFAESSRSLLFVFLFALALVYLILAAQFESFRDPFVIMLTVPLALAGALLALWYFRQTLNIFSEIGMIMLIGLVTKNGILIVEFAKQRKAAGLPVLEAIKEGASARFRPILMTSISTILGILPIALALGAGSESRMPMGIAIIGGMVIGTLLTLYVIPAIYTYLTRETTRTPAAVDEPKLEATEA